The proteins below come from a single Edaphobacter acidisoli genomic window:
- the aqpZ gene encoding aquaporin Z — protein sequence MVPLSKRVAAEFFGTFWLVFGGCGAAVVAAAYPQLGIGFVGVAFAFGLTLLTMAFAIGHISGCHINPAVTIGLYAGKRFPASEIVPYIVAQVIGGICASGVLYIIAKGKEGFTLANGFASNGYAAHSPDHYSLASCFIAEVVLTAFFLFVIHGSTDDRAPKGFAPIAIGLCLTLIHLISIPITNTSVNPARSTGPALFVGGWATHQLWLFWVAPIVGAIIGGLVARALFGTPQPTLREEMSK from the coding sequence ATGGTTCCACTGTCGAAACGTGTAGCCGCTGAGTTTTTCGGCACATTCTGGCTCGTCTTCGGAGGCTGCGGTGCGGCTGTTGTTGCCGCTGCCTATCCGCAACTCGGCATCGGCTTCGTCGGCGTTGCTTTTGCCTTCGGCCTCACGCTCTTGACCATGGCCTTCGCCATCGGCCACATCTCCGGTTGCCACATCAATCCAGCCGTCACCATTGGCCTCTACGCTGGCAAGCGATTCCCTGCCTCCGAGATCGTTCCGTATATCGTCGCCCAGGTCATCGGAGGCATCTGCGCCTCTGGTGTGCTGTACATCATCGCCAAGGGCAAGGAAGGTTTCACCCTGGCCAACGGCTTCGCATCCAATGGCTATGCTGCGCACTCGCCGGATCACTACTCGCTGGCCTCCTGCTTCATTGCAGAGGTCGTGCTGACTGCCTTTTTCCTCTTCGTCATCCATGGTTCAACCGACGATCGCGCTCCAAAGGGCTTCGCACCCATTGCCATCGGCCTGTGCCTTACGCTGATTCATTTGATCAGCATTCCCATCACCAACACCTCGGTCAATCCTGCCCGCAGCACAGGCCCGGCGCTCTTCGTCGGAGGATGGGCCACGCACCAACTCTGGCTCTTCTGGGTCGCCCCCATCGTGGGAGCAATCATCGGAGGACTCGTCGCGCGAGCGCTCTTCGGCACACCGCAACCGACTCTTCGTGAAGAGATGTCCAAATAA
- a CDS encoding sugar phosphate isomerase/epimerase family protein: MKLNRREFVAGATAFAFATRSAFSNPLGLPLAIQLYSVRQQMAQDLDMALSGVAAAGFTEVESAALPAKSAKEIRASLDKAGLHCVSSHHGYNDLANHFDEVVDFDTELGSKYIICSSPGRRTPDKGHQELTLDDWRFNAEKFNDFAEETAKHGIQFGYHNHIHEFKVTDGVVPYEELLKLTDPKKVTFELDCGWARVAGHNPVDLMHQHPYRFSMLHVKDFHLASAPEQPKVTELGRGDIDYKPVMAQARKNQHIRHAFVEQEEFDMPWQQSLKIDAAYMRSLR, translated from the coding sequence GTGAAACTGAATCGCCGTGAATTTGTTGCCGGGGCGACCGCTTTTGCCTTTGCCACCCGCTCTGCTTTTTCGAACCCTCTCGGACTGCCCCTGGCGATCCAGCTTTATTCCGTGCGACAGCAGATGGCACAGGACCTGGACATGGCATTATCAGGCGTGGCTGCTGCGGGATTCACCGAAGTCGAGTCCGCTGCCCTTCCCGCGAAGAGTGCCAAGGAGATTCGCGCATCGCTCGATAAAGCAGGGCTGCATTGTGTGAGCTCGCATCACGGATACAACGATCTTGCGAATCATTTCGATGAGGTGGTGGATTTCGACACCGAGCTGGGTTCGAAGTACATCATCTGCTCAAGCCCGGGACGACGCACACCCGATAAAGGCCACCAGGAGCTCACCCTGGATGACTGGCGCTTCAACGCCGAAAAGTTCAATGACTTCGCAGAAGAGACGGCGAAACACGGAATCCAGTTTGGATATCACAACCACATCCACGAGTTCAAAGTAACCGATGGCGTGGTTCCCTACGAAGAGTTGCTGAAGCTTACGGATCCGAAGAAAGTGACCTTCGAACTGGACTGTGGCTGGGCGCGTGTCGCCGGACACAATCCTGTCGACCTGATGCACCAGCATCCGTACAGATTTTCTATGTTGCATGTGAAGGATTTCCATCTGGCATCCGCTCCTGAACAACCCAAAGTCACAGAGCTGGGACGCGGAGACATCGATTACAAACCTGTAATGGCCCAGGCCAGGAAGAACCAGCACATTCGGCACGCATTTGTAGAGCAGGAAGAATTTGATATGCCATGGCAGCAGTCTTTGAAGATCGATGCGGCATATATGAGATCGCTTCGTTAG
- a CDS encoding GMC oxidoreductase, with amino-acid sequence MTTHTTDVLIIGSGHSGGMAAKILTEKGISCLMLNAGPVADVTHQAKRESAYELPFRGFKPPGKVPHVFQANEFNANVWVDETVVPYTIAPGDPYNWVRVRLFGGRSLFWSRQSFRLSDYELKGKSHDGFGEDWPLDLAELSPYYSRVEGIFRVSGANDGPPQLPDGNFILDERPWSKSMLRFMDAAKPKGISVCKQRQALGRDGLASSVNLLMPDAEKTGKLTSIQDAVVREITVDKNTGQPNGCRFIDRRSHRELAVKARVVVVAAGTLESTRLLLNSGLANSSGVMGHYLHDQTYGVGLVCSVPEARDGKATDNLMGGSAIIPRFRNINSRSDKFLRGYALNVTSATGPMGASNFAEYGEALDQKMEQYAGSGFHMTIMGEVLARYENHVRINKQKTDAWGIPVLHIETKYSDNEYNMAADAVDTMSEVAHNAGFEVLVSNKVPNPPGYSIHEVGTCRMGNDPKTSVLNRWSQSHDHKNLWVVDGAGFVSSGWQNPTMTILALSMRASERLADEMKKGNI; translated from the coding sequence ATGACGACACACACTACAGATGTGCTGATTATCGGTTCAGGGCACTCCGGAGGAATGGCGGCCAAGATTTTGACGGAGAAAGGCATCTCTTGCCTGATGCTGAACGCAGGGCCCGTTGCGGATGTGACACATCAGGCGAAGCGCGAGTCGGCCTATGAACTCCCGTTCCGCGGCTTTAAACCACCGGGGAAAGTACCACATGTCTTCCAGGCCAATGAGTTCAATGCTAACGTCTGGGTCGACGAAACCGTGGTTCCATACACCATCGCCCCCGGTGACCCCTACAACTGGGTGCGTGTGCGGTTATTTGGCGGTCGATCGTTATTTTGGTCGAGGCAGTCGTTCCGACTGAGCGACTACGAACTGAAAGGCAAGTCGCACGATGGGTTCGGAGAAGACTGGCCCCTCGACCTCGCGGAACTTTCGCCTTATTACTCGCGCGTAGAAGGGATCTTTCGCGTATCCGGCGCGAATGACGGTCCGCCGCAGTTACCCGATGGAAACTTCATTCTGGATGAAAGACCATGGAGCAAATCGATGTTGCGCTTCATGGATGCGGCAAAACCGAAGGGTATCTCCGTGTGCAAGCAACGCCAGGCATTGGGCAGAGACGGCCTGGCCAGTTCTGTAAATCTGCTGATGCCGGATGCCGAGAAAACCGGCAAACTCACATCCATTCAGGACGCCGTCGTACGCGAAATCACGGTCGATAAAAACACGGGACAGCCGAACGGATGCAGATTTATTGATCGCCGCTCACATCGCGAATTAGCAGTGAAGGCGCGTGTCGTGGTTGTGGCCGCGGGAACACTGGAAAGCACGCGGCTGCTGCTGAATTCGGGACTTGCTAATTCCAGCGGCGTAATGGGGCACTATCTCCACGACCAGACCTATGGTGTCGGGCTGGTATGCAGCGTACCGGAAGCCCGTGATGGCAAGGCTACGGACAATTTGATGGGCGGCAGCGCGATCATTCCGCGTTTTCGCAACATAAACAGCAGATCAGATAAGTTCCTCAGGGGATACGCCTTGAATGTGACCAGTGCTACCGGACCAATGGGGGCAAGCAATTTTGCAGAATACGGAGAAGCACTGGACCAAAAGATGGAGCAGTATGCGGGAAGCGGCTTCCACATGACAATCATGGGCGAAGTACTTGCGCGATATGAAAATCATGTCCGCATCAACAAGCAGAAGACCGATGCGTGGGGCATTCCAGTGCTGCACATTGAGACGAAGTACTCCGACAATGAGTACAACATGGCCGCGGATGCGGTGGATACGATGTCCGAGGTAGCACACAACGCCGGATTTGAAGTGCTTGTCTCAAACAAGGTCCCCAACCCGCCGGGCTATTCGATTCACGAGGTAGGCACCTGTCGCATGGGCAATGACCCAAAGACAAGCGTGCTCAACCGCTGGTCGCAGAGTCATGACCACAAAAACCTTTGGGTCGTAGACGGTGCGGGATTTGTCAGTTCGGGATGGCAGAACCCGACCATGACCATTCTGGCCCTCTCCATGCGTGCCTCGGAACGACTTGCAGACGAAATGAAAAAAGGAAACATTTAG
- a CDS encoding gluconate 2-dehydrogenase subunit 3 family protein — protein MERRELLRAMAVLAITPKWLLAQQNTNAAPALPAPVPWTLGLNPRTPLPHTTVADVIADTVPSFFSATQMATLSKLSDVMLPRTENHPGALDAETPQFLDFLIGHSQAAREKLYIDGLNWLNAQSQLKHKEPFAQLDTSQIDAIVKPWLRPWMTDHPPTQSYADFVNIVHADIRTATMNSHVWFETLSPKTQESSMQLYWSPIDPDMHAERQDSIHTRPTT, from the coding sequence ATGGAGCGTCGTGAATTGTTGCGCGCAATGGCCGTGCTTGCCATTACCCCAAAGTGGTTGTTGGCACAACAGAACACCAATGCAGCGCCAGCTCTTCCTGCACCTGTGCCGTGGACGCTCGGCCTCAATCCACGAACACCACTTCCCCATACTACAGTGGCCGATGTAATCGCCGACACTGTGCCTTCGTTCTTTTCCGCTACACAAATGGCTACGCTGAGCAAGCTGTCTGATGTGATGTTGCCGCGTACGGAGAATCACCCCGGTGCTCTTGATGCAGAGACGCCGCAGTTTCTGGATTTTCTGATTGGGCACTCCCAGGCGGCGCGAGAGAAGCTCTATATCGATGGCTTGAACTGGCTGAACGCGCAGTCCCAGCTCAAGCACAAGGAGCCCTTTGCTCAGTTGGACACGTCGCAGATCGATGCAATCGTAAAGCCATGGCTGCGACCGTGGATGACGGACCACCCTCCAACTCAGTCGTATGCGGATTTCGTGAACATTGTGCATGCTGACATTCGCACAGCAACGATGAATTCCCACGTATGGTTTGAAACGCTCTCCCCAAAGACGCAGGAGAGTTCGATGCAGCTTTATTGGTCGCCGATTGATCCCGATATGCATGCCGAACGGCAGGATAGCATTCACACGCGGCCGACAACCTAA
- a CDS encoding arabinofuranosidase catalytic domain-containing protein: protein MLPICVASAQSVKPRPCDLFGSKTPCVAAISTTRALYKAYTGPLYQVTRQSDKTSIDIGLLHGGYADAAKQDAFCADTSCTITKLYDQSPNHNDLTLAPPGGAAHGPGPGGYDIPAVANALPVTVGGHKVYGISISPGMGYRNDTPKGTAVNGQPEGVYMVTSALHLNEKCCFDFGNAETNNLDNDAGHMNAINIMCHHSPCKPDAGLDMENGIYGHLAVPSGTQFVTDMGASDGQHSYAIYQGNAQSGTLTSTGIIPLPNGYQPMKQEGAIILGIGGDNSNWATGYFFEGVMTSRMPSRKTMEKIQKNIVAAGYTGDLQP, encoded by the coding sequence ATGCTTCCGATCTGTGTTGCTTCAGCGCAATCGGTCAAACCTCGTCCGTGCGACCTCTTCGGTTCCAAGACACCGTGCGTTGCAGCTATTAGCACTACCCGCGCCCTGTATAAGGCATACACCGGCCCGCTTTACCAGGTCACGCGCCAGTCAGATAAAACCTCTATCGACATTGGCCTTCTCCACGGCGGCTATGCCGATGCCGCCAAGCAGGACGCTTTCTGCGCCGACACATCCTGCACCATCACTAAGCTGTACGACCAGTCGCCCAATCATAACGACCTCACGCTCGCACCTCCCGGGGGCGCGGCGCACGGCCCTGGCCCTGGCGGCTACGACATTCCTGCCGTGGCTAATGCTCTCCCGGTAACTGTGGGCGGACACAAAGTCTACGGCATCTCCATCTCCCCAGGCATGGGCTATCGCAACGATACCCCCAAAGGTACAGCGGTTAATGGCCAGCCCGAGGGCGTCTACATGGTGACCTCGGCTCTCCATCTCAACGAGAAGTGCTGCTTTGATTTCGGTAACGCAGAAACGAACAACCTCGACAACGACGCCGGCCACATGAACGCGATCAACATCATGTGCCACCACAGCCCTTGCAAACCGGATGCGGGTCTCGATATGGAGAATGGCATCTATGGCCATCTCGCCGTACCCAGCGGCACACAGTTCGTTACCGACATGGGCGCCAGCGACGGTCAGCACAGCTATGCCATATACCAAGGCAACGCCCAGTCTGGAACACTGACCAGTACCGGCATCATCCCTCTTCCGAACGGCTATCAGCCGATGAAACAAGAAGGCGCCATCATCCTCGGCATCGGCGGTGATAACAGCAATTGGGCCACGGGCTATTTCTTTGAAGGTGTAATGACCAGCAGGATGCCCAGTCGTAAGACCATGGAAAAAATTCAGAAGAACATCGTGGCCGCTGGATACACTGGCGATCTTCAGCCTTAA